The Artemia franciscana chromosome 2, ASM3288406v1, whole genome shotgun sequence genome segment GGCATCTCTTCTAACTTTAGCGTTAAAGTCCCCACACAAAGTCACAATATTGTGCCAATGCGGTTTAGCAACAACATTTGACAACACGCGATAAAAATCATCCTTGGCCTGATCAACGGTATCATTGGTTGGGGCATACACAATAATAACTGTCAATTTGGCCTGAGAAGTGGCAAAGCGAGCACAAAGGATTCGCTCATTAATAGGTTAATAGGTTATCATCAAGATATTCTCTAGTGCATGTCCTGTTATGCTCATGTCTATCTACGAAAATTTTGGCTTCTGCCCTCTGATCAATGATATACCAGGTACTTTCAGATATCCACTGCCCTTTCTTCTTCCTGTTATATCCCACAACTTCTTGTGCCACTTCTTTCAGGGACTCGACGATTTTTTCCCATTGATTATCAATTGACAACTCGTCCCTTAGCATGGACTTAGCATGGAGCACAAAGGATTCGCTCATTAATAGGT includes the following:
- the LOC136034844 gene encoding craniofacial development protein 2-like is translated as MSESFVLHAKSMLRDELSIDNQWEKIVESLKEVAQEVVGYNRKKKGQWISESTWYIIDQRAEAKIFAKLTVIIVYAPTNDTVDQAKDDFYRVLSNVVAKPHWHNIVTLCGDFNAKVRRDASYAPAILGKHGLGGINDNGVRLIDFCATHELIVSVSWFPHKQIHKYTWNSPDGVTRNEIDHILIAKHRRRCLEDVGTFQGADCYSDNQLVVAAVSKKV